One segment of Desulfobulbaceae bacterium DNA contains the following:
- a CDS encoding ribulose-phosphate 3-epimerase, which translates to MQHLMIAPSILSADFTRLGEEISQVVADGADVIHIDVMDGHFVPNITIGPLVVDAVRKITKAPLDVHLMISNPDQYIEAFAEAGADWITVHVEACHHLHRTIDAIKKLGKKAGAVLNPATPLTTLDYILDDLDLVMLMSVNPGFGGQKFIPSAIDKVRALKAMIDQRGLHTGIEIDGGVSPATICAIAQAGANIFVAGSAVFSQDNYATIIAELKRLASVK; encoded by the coding sequence CGATTTCACTCGCCTAGGCGAAGAGATAAGCCAAGTGGTCGCCGATGGCGCCGATGTTATCCATATTGACGTCATGGATGGCCACTTTGTCCCCAACATCACTATCGGACCCTTGGTGGTCGATGCAGTCCGCAAGATCACCAAGGCTCCGCTTGACGTCCACCTGATGATCTCCAATCCTGACCAATATATTGAGGCCTTTGCCGAAGCTGGCGCCGATTGGATCACAGTGCACGTTGAAGCCTGCCATCATCTCCATCGCACCATCGATGCGATAAAAAAACTCGGCAAGAAAGCCGGAGCGGTCCTTAATCCCGCCACCCCTCTCACCACCCTGGACTATATCCTGGATGACCTGGATCTGGTGATGCTGATGAGTGTCAACCCTGGATTCGGCGGCCAGAAATTCATCCCCAGCGCCATCGACAAGGTAAGAGCATTAAAAGCAATGATTGACCAACGAGGTTTGCATACAGGAATCGAGATTGATGGCGGGGTCAGCCCGGCCACCATCTGTGCGATTGCCCAGGCCGGGGCCAATATCTTTGTGGCAGGATCGGCGGTCTTCAGCCAGGACAATTATGCGACAATCATCGCCGAATTGAAACGCCTAGCCTCAGTTAAGTAA